The following are encoded in a window of Leishmania mexicana MHOM/GT/2001/U1103 complete genome, chromosome 3 genomic DNA:
- a CDS encoding putative 26S protease regulatory subunit, with protein MQSNAPFDPEREALRNEAIKKTVERNVTQARLKKVNDDVKLQQRELDKVEDQVNALLSIGHYVGEVLKRVDEERFIVKSISGARHLVGYRKSIKPEKLKFGARVALEITTFTIVKVLPREVDPQVYSMQYMSSDKDVSFQDIGGLQPQMRQMREVIELPLTNPELFMRVGIAPPKGVLLYGPPGTGKTLLAKAIAANVDAAFLKIVASSIVDKYIGESARVIREMFAYAREHEPCIIFIDEVDAIGSKRIEGSSSDREIQRTLMELLNQMDGFDKLGKVKVIMATNRPDTLDAALMRPGRLDRKIEIPLPNESGRLDILRIHSAKITKKGDIDFESVVKLSEGFNGADLRNVCTEAGMFAIRAGRDYVENNDFNKAVRKVADMKRLEGTAHQYSDQ; from the coding sequence ATGCAGAGCAACGCCCCCTTCGACCcggagcgcgaggcgctgcgcaacgaAGCCATCAAGAAGACCGTGGAGCGCAACGTCACGCAGGCTCGCTTGAAGAAGGTGAACGACGACGTCAagctccagcagcgggagCTGGACAAGGTGGAGGATCAAGTCAACGCCCTCCTCAGCATTGGCCATTACGTGGGGGAGGTGCTCAAGCGCGTTGATGAGGAGCGCTTCATCGTGAAGAGCATCAGCGGTgcgcgccacctcgtcgGCTACCGCAAGAGCATCAAGCCGGAGAAGCTCAAGTTCGGCGCTCGTGTCGCGCTAGAAATTACCACCTTCACGATCGTGaaggtgctgccgcgcgaggTGGACCCGCAGGTGTACAGCATGCAGTACATGTCCAGTGACAAGGACGTGTCCTTCCAAGACATTGGTgggctgcagccgcagatGCGTCAGATGCGTGAGGTGATCGAGCTGCCCCTGACGAACCCGGAGCTGTTCATGCGCGTCGGCATCGCGCCGCCGAAGGGCGTGCTGCTGTACGGGCCCCCCGGCACCGGcaagacgctgctggcgaagGCCATCGCCGCCAACGTGGATGCCGCGTTCCTCAAGATCGTCGCCTCCTCTATTGTGGACAAGTACATTGGCGAGTCCGCCCGCGTCATCCGCGAGATGTTCGCCTACGCGCGTGAGCATGAGCCGTGCATCATCTTCATCGATGAGGTGGATGCCATTGGCAGCAAGCGCATCGAGGGCTCGTCCTCCGATCGCGAAATACAGCGCACGCTTATGGAGCTGCTCAACCAGATGGACGGCTTTGACAAGCTAGGCAAGGTGAAGGTGATCATGGCGACGAACCGCCCCGACACGCTCGATGCGGCGCTGATGCGGCCCGGCCGCCTCGACCGCAAGATTGAGATCCCGTTGCCGAACGAGTCGGGGCGACTCGACATTCTCCGCATCCACTCGGCGAAGATAACGAAAAAGGGCGACATCGACTTCGAGAGCGTCGTGAAGCTGTCGGAGGGCTTCAACGGTGCCGATCTGCGCAACGTGTGCACGGAGGCCGGCATGTTCGCCATCCGCGCCGGCCGCGACTACGTCGAGAACAACGACTTCAACAAGGCCGTCCGCAAGGTGGCTGACATGAAGCGGCTGGAGGGGACGGCGCACCAGTACTCGGACCAGTAG
- a CDS encoding putative quinone oxidoreductase, whose amino-acid sequence MEVIATAHGGPEVLAVRPSSHTPDATQLEEGQVLVRNAYAGVNFIDTYFLCGLYKKPAMPYVVGEEGAGAVVKVGAGVPESMLGKRVAYFGGAGCTGSYAAFTVAPASALREVPDGVTDAEAAAVMCQGLTAHYLVDSSYPCGPGSTVVVHAAAGGTGLLVCQMAKLRGARVIGICGGAEKATLARSVGRADVVIDYVATPDWAPLVRAAAPQGVDAVYDGVGQATFAGSLSVLRPRGYMITFGNASGAVPPVSPLELSRAGSVYLQRPTLGDFMRTPEEAQRRTSEVFGWVASKQVQLTIGREYPLHEAPQALTDLQSRKTTGKLLLTCMD is encoded by the coding sequence atgGAGGTGATTGCCACGGCGCACGGCGGGCCTGAGGTGCTCGCGGTTCGTCCGTCCTCGCACACCCCCGACGCaacgcagctggaggagggtCAGGTGCTGGTGCGCAACGCCTACGCTGGCGTGAACTTCATCGACACCTACTTCCTTTGCGGCCTCTACAAGAAGCCGGCAATGCCGTACGTcgtgggcgaggagggcgccgGCGCGGTCGTCAaggtcggcgccggcgtgccgGAGTCGATGCTTGGAAAGCGTGTCGCCTATTTCGGTGGTGCCGGCTGCACCGGCAGCTACGCCGCCTTCACAGTGGCGCCAgcgtctgcgctgcgcgAAGTGCCGGATGGGGTGAcggacgcggaggcggcggcggtgatgtgcCAAGGCCTGACGGCACACTATCTGGTGGACTCCAGTTACCCGTGTGGCCCGGGctcgacggtggtggtgcacgctgccgccggcgggACGGGGCTTCTTGTGTGCCAGATGGCGAAGCTgcgcggtgcgcgcgtgaTCGGCatctgcggtggtgcggagAAGGCGACGCTGGCGAGGTCGGTAGGCCGCGCGGACGTGGTGATCGACTACGTGGCGACGCCGGACtgggcgccgctggtgcgcgcggctgcgccgcaggGCGTCGACGCAGTGTACGACGGTGTGGGCCAGGCGACCTTTGCCGGCAGCCTctcggtgctgcggccgcgcggCTACATGATCACATTCGGCAACGCGAGCGGCGCGGTGCCGCCAGTTTCGCCATTGGAGCTGTCGCGCGCGGGCAGCGTGTACCTGCAGCGCCCGACGTTGGGCGACTTCATGCGCACCCCCGAggaagcgcagcgccgcacctccGAGGTGTTTGGGTGGGTGGCGTCGAAGCAGGTGCAGCTGACGATCGGTCGTGAGTACCCGTTGCATGAAGCGCCACAGGCGCTCACGGACCTGCAGTCGCGCAAGACAACGGGCAAGCTGCTCTTGACGTGCATGGACTGA
- a CDS encoding putative DNA repair helicase encodes MTALRDYLEQHRGGEHTECPSSRSRASDAAPATASWTSPPPSPVVASTSGARGFSSRVAVLESPTGTGKSQILLNSVLSYLFDPVEDAKDVDGTASASGSGVVAEPPAAIATASAHAPGRGALDHPPSSPTLEDVLRQRQLEEEMAQVRRERRARVRAQRRQIRHARKLMRLQQPLSSSGGEDDFLLAQDPLAWYAEQPPMMKAGLRGEDLVDLRSASSPSSSSPSSSASSSSASDDEDDAEAQLETALSALIPLRKPKVYVASRTHTQLQQLMEDLQRTAFAQLPLRPRQHIIEPLESPGGRTAGEVMGVNGADDRVPSSKSFGSPTHACPPAPASPSTPSRQPQQQQPRRLTAVHVAGRSHLCLNATLRRKAGGHNDRLNYYCREAMCFERSKQGRQHRRQQQEYPQHQPPHLTGSSAARNIEDAAEVQQQLEDDKGCVYCVESHLRSLMTYLRDEQHRADTATGPPGAASGGASASGNGAPPSSVYTMDRLRRLGAELQACPYLATRLLLRGADVAFIPYGYILDEGQRAVLLGGAATNPATAAEAAAVYATPSRCTPAAEGGGALQDDVAPHSPPSLGTVLYHRRQRVTATAAFRRRRRRQQQQQQQRGGRVNGGDEEEEDAIWGTMARSAPPSLCGDILVFDEAHNIADHCRSASTVTVAPWHLLLAQRLLETYLERYASRLLTRNKQRLRELVRFLSKLSSFCERAGSAATLGEGMGGEGDVAPLARPPQPSTTTPATAARTCVLPFHTFLFDAGVDSVDVYTFLTFLVDSQLLVKLQGFVSYTLDAELQQERESAATTTGAMTIVSGSDSRADSTAGVKRQRGSGVGVGISDARSEAQRQRRLLASLDLPNNHKTAEEEVALPRLSLAEHLSQQLQPAGAAMTAAACAPPDPVQLRALTAEALQCVERLLCALYVSDTTSTRVLWTPSSSSPTRSAGCAARQGALKVIQLEPGMYTFAPLVLQARAVVLAGGTMHPLALTCGPLLPAQAMVGGDAGGDCGTASKSERAAVEVVVEGMSGSDASLQGGVARAPGLSAFHLITEGHVVPSSSVQVWALGTGPSGLRMELSQQALGLRSDAASMSNDTCSPRIGVSSSISPHAYRVLAEVGCTLLNLARVLPSAGAICFFTSYDIMDTVVAVLESTGYYAQINDVKRIFKETRNGGGGGSGGGGRVTASRADGGGGEASAELLREYQEWISGELDSHGAAERAPGPSSATASQQRQKPSRRGAFLFAVMGGRLSEGVNFADDLGRAVVVLGMPYANPTDVELQMNLKHIVTTRLMASADADRRGMRGAAGSTSTSSPASSSPFTCAEEWGLYMDAMMRTVNQCIGRCIRHAGDYATIILLDARYMERHDVRRRVSAWLQPSMRVAQTFGQCFSGVREFFAERQPKG; translated from the coding sequence ATGACGGCACTCCGCGACTACCTCGAACAGCATCGAGGgggcgagcacacggagTGCCCAAGCAGCCGATCCCGGGcgagcgacgccgcgccagcCACCGCGTCGTGGACCTCGCCGCCCCCATCACCCGTGGTAGCATCCACCAGCGGTGCGAGAGGATTTTCATCTcgcgtggcggtgctcgAATCGCCGACCGGCACCGGCAAGTCACAGATACTGCTGAACAGCGTCCTCTCGTATCTCTTCGATCCTGTCGAAGACGCGAAGGATGTGGACGGCACGGCGagcgcgagcggcagcggcgtcgttgCTGAGCCGCCTGCGGCGATAGCAACCGCCTCTGCTCATGCGCCGGGAAGGGGCGCTTTGGACCATCCCCCGTCCTCACCGACTCTAGAAGACGTGCTCCGTCAGCGACAGCTAGAGGAAGAGATGGCGCAGGTGCGtcgcgagcgccgcgctcgcgttcgcgcgcagcggcggcagattCGCCATGCCCGCAAGCTCATGCGCCTTCAGCAGCCGCTGAgtagcagcggtggcgaggaCGACTTTCTCCTCGCCCAAGACCCCCTCGCGTGGTATGCGGAGCAGCCTCCAATGATGAAGGCGGGGCTCCGTGGTGAGGACCTTGTAGACCTGCGCAGCGCAAGCTcgccctcctcatcctcgccctcttcgtccgcgtcgtcctcgtccgcgagtgatgacgaggacgacgcggaggccCAGCTGGAGACGGCACTCTCAGCACTGATTCCTCTGCGCAAGCCGAAGGTCTACGTTGCCagccgcacccacacgcagctgcagcaactGATGGAGGATCTGCAGCGCACCGCCTTTgcccagctgccgctgcgaccaCGGCAGCACATAATCGAGCCGCTGGAAAGCCCAGGTGGGCGAACTGCGGGAGAGGTGATGGGGGTTaacggcgcagacgaccgTGTTCCCTCCTCAAAGTCCTTTGGCTCTCCTACCCATGCGTgtcctccagcgccagcATCACCATCAACGCCTTCACgacagccacagcagcagcagccgcgccgtctCACCGCCGTACACGTGGCTGGCAGATCGCACCTCTGCTTGAACGCAACCCTGCGTCGCAAGGCTGGTGGCCACAATGACCGCCTGAACTACTACTGCCGTGAGGCAATGTGCTTCGAGCGCTCCAAGCAGggacggcagcaccggcgccaaCAGCAAGAGTATCCGCAACACCAGCCGCCTCACCTCACCGGCAGCTCTGCCGCACGCAACATCGAAGATGCCGCTGAGGTGCAGCAACAGCTAGAGGACGACAAGGGATGCGTGTACTGTGTCGAGTCGCACCTTCGCTCCTTGATGACGTACCTGCGTGACGAACAGCACCGTGCGGATACGGCCACAGGCccccccggcgccgccagcggcggtgccagtGCCTCCGGCAACGGtgccccaccctcctccgtctACACCATGGACCGCCTTCGGCGACTGggggcggagctgcaggcgtgcCCGTACCTCGccacgcgcctcctcctccgggGGGCCGACGTGGCCTTTATCCCGTACGGCTACATCCTCGACGAGGGCCAGCGAGCGGTGCTTCtcggcggcgcagccacgaacccagcgacggcagcagaggcggcggcggtctaTGCGACGCCCAGTCGATGCACCCCGGCGGCtgagggtggcggcgccttGCAAGACGACGTCGCACCGCACAGCCCCCCGTCCCTCGGCACCGTTCTCTATCATCGGCGCCAGCGTGTcacggccacggcggccttcaggcggcgacggcgacggcagcagcagcagcagcagcagcgcggtggcCGTGTAAACGggggcgacgaggaggaggaggatgcaaTATGGGGCAcgatggcgcgcagcgcacccccttccctttgtGGGGACATCCTCGTCTTCGACGAGGCGCACAACATCGCCGATCACTGCCGCTCGgccagcaccgtcaccgtcgccccATGGCATCTCCTGCTCGCTCAACGGCTTCTTGAGACGTACCTGGAGCGCTACGCGTCGCGACTGCTGACGCGCAACAAGCAGCGGCTTCGAGAGCTGGTCCGTTTTCTCAGCAAGCTGTCGAGCTTCTGCGAGCGCGCAGGCTCTGCTGCCACCCTCGGGGAGGGTatgggcggagaaggcgacgTCGCACCGCTCGCGCGACCCCCCCAGCCATCGACGACGACTCCGGCaaccgccgcgcgcacgtgtgtccTACCCTTCCATACATTTCTCTTCGATGCCGGCGTCGACAGCGTCGACGTGTACACGTTCCTGACCTTCCTGGTCGACTCGCAGCTGTTGGTGAAGCTGCAGGGGTTCGTCTCCTACACACTGGatgcggagctgcagcaggaaaGGGAGTCGGCGGCCACAACGACGGGAGCGATGACGATTGTCAGCGGCTCAGACAGCAGAGCAGACTCGACGGCTGGcgtgaagcggcagcgcggcagcggcgttggTGTAGGCATCAGCGATGCGCGCAGtgaggcacagcggcagcgtcgcctctTGGCGTCTCTTGACCTTCCCAACAACCACAAGACAGCTGAAGAGGAAGTTGCACTCCCccgcctctcgctcgccgAACACCTctcacagcagctgcagccggccggtgcggcgatgacggcggcagcgtgcgccCCGCCTGACCCCGTGCAGCTACGCGCGTTGACggccgaggcgctgcagtgcgTCGAGCGACTTCTCTGTGCGCTGTACGTCTCCGACACCACCTCGACGAGGGTGCTGTGGACGCCGTCATCCTCGTCACCGACACGGTCCGCAGGTTGCGCCGCACGACAGGGGGCACTGAAGGTTATACAGCTAGAGCCTGGTATGTACACCTTCGCCCCactggtgctgcaggcgagGGCCGTGGTGCTGGCCGGCGGCACAATGCATCCGCTCGCCCTCACATGTggaccgctgctgcccgcgCAGGCAATGGTCGGTGGTGACGCTGGGGGTGATTGCGGTACCGCAAGCAAGAGTGAGCGAGCTGCCGTAGAGGTTGTTGTTGAAGGAatgagcggcagcgacgcgtcGTTGCAGGGCGGTGTTGCACGCGCGCCTGGTCTGTCTGCCTTTCACCTCATCACCGAGGGCCACGTCGTACCATCGTCGTCAGTGCAGGTATGGGCCCTCGGTACCGGACCAAGCGGACTTCGGATGGAGCTCAGCCAGCAGGCGCTCGGTCTGCGAAGCGATGCCGCAAGCATGTCCAACGACACCTGCTCTCCACGCATCGgtgtcagcagcagcatcagtcCACACGCCTATCGTGTGCTAGCTGAGGTAGGATGCACGCTGCTGAACCTCGCCCGAGTGCTTCCGTCCGCTGGCGCCATCTGCTTCTTCACGTCGTACGACATCATGGACACCGTCGTGGCCGTGCTGGAGAGCACTGGCTACTACGCTCAGATCAACGACGTGAAGCGAATCTTCAAGGAGAcgcgcaacggcggcggcggtggcagcggtggaggagggcgggtCACCGCTAGCCGAGCagacggaggtggcggtgaggCCAGCGCAGAGCTTCTGCGTGAGTACCAGGAGTGGATCAGCGGTGAACTTGAcagccacggcgctgctgagcgtgCGCCGGGACCGTCGTCGGCTACCGCAtcccagcagcggcagaagccgtctcgccgcggcgccttCCTGTTCGCCGTCATGGGCGGTCGCCTGTCGGAGGGGGTCAACTTCGCCGATGACCTCggccgcgccgtcgtcgtacTTGGAATGCCGTATGCGAACCCCACCGACGTGGAGCTCCAGATGAACCTAAAGCACATCGTCACGACACGGCTAATGGCGAGCGCCGACGCTGATCGCCGCGGCATGCGTGGTGCGGCAGGGTCAAcatccacctcctcgcccgcaTCCTCGTCTCCGTTCACATGCGCAGAGGAGTGGGGTCTGTACATGGACGCCATGATGCGCACCGTCAACCAGTGCATCGGCCGCTGCATCCGCCACGCCGGGGACTACGCGACGATCATCCTGCTCGACGCACGGTACATGGAGCGGCACGACGTTCGACGCCGCGTCTCTGCGTGGCTGCAACCGTCCATGCGCGTAGCGCAGACGTTCGGCCAATGCTTCAGCGGTGTCCGCGAGTTCTtcgcggagcggcagccgaAGGGCTGA
- a CDS encoding putative arginine N-methyltransferase, with product MRTGAPTQRGETRSANACKVVLTESLLATDAEKNATSKSLYGDTAARISTNISTIHDQQRLRAYEVIFRNVRGKTLLHLGCGMGLYTMLAARGMAKMVIGVDSSAIVDAARVVAEQNGLKNILFIRGRLCDALHQLPAGMKFDYVLCEWMGPLLLNERVLTDALYARDHLLTASGALCPNRASLHVVAVSDYAFRLDTEDFWSNVYGFQMEAMKELVRQEVEMCAIPGSNIVSAPCLAHTVHMDTLEGLTAEETATYEAQANQAAASRDNEEENPVEHRWVPTAVAQKGYEAAFTLSITRNATVHYLTFYLDAAFTSKTNPGANFVLAVRPGGENNWTEVSVGLREPLPVNAGEKVQGTLHIHTPADKGGKITVVEVTAKTAGQVAAIETSGTYYYQSY from the coding sequence ATGCGCACGGgggcgccgacgcagcgtGGCGAGACGCGCTCCGCGAACGCGTGCAAGGTCGTGCTGACGGAGTCACTGCTCGCCACAGATGCGGAGAAGAACGCGACGTCGAAGAGCCTGTacggcgacaccgccgcgcgcatcTCTACGAATATCAGCACGATCCACGACcaacagcggctgcgcgcctACGAGGTCATCTTCCGCAACGTGCGCGGCAAGACCCTTCTGCATCTTGGCTGCGGCATGGGGCTGTACACGatgctggcggcgcgcggcatGGCGAAAATGGTGATCGGCGTCGACAGCTCCGCCATTGTGGACGCGGCGCGCGTCGTGGCTGAGCAAAACGGTCTTAAGAACATTCTATTTATCCGCGGCCGCCTGTgcgacgcgctgcaccagctgcCGGCCGGGATGAAGTTCGACTACGTGCTCTGCGAGTGGATGgggccactgctgctgaacGAGCGAGTCCTGACGGACGCCCTCTACGCCCGCGACCACCTTCTCACGGCGTCTGGGGCGCTCTGCCCTAACCGCGCCTCCCTGCACGTGGTTGCCGTGTCCGACTACGCATTCCGCCTTGACACGGAGGACTTCTGGAGCAACGTGTACGGATTCCAGATGGAGGCGATGAAGGAGCTTGTGCGGCAGGAGGTGGAGATGTGCGCGATCCCCGGCAGCAACATCGTGTCGGCGCCGTGCCTGGCGCACACGGTGCACATGGACACCTTGGAGGGCttgacggcggaggagacggcgacCTACGAGGCGCAGGCGAACCAGGCCGCGGCGAGCCGcgacaacgaggaggagaacccCGTCGAGCACCGCTGGGtgccgacggcggtggcgcagaagGGCTACGAGGCCGCCTTCACGCTGAGCATTACTCGCAACGCGACCGTTCACTACCTCACCTTCTACTTGGACGCCGCCTTCACGAGCAAGACGAACCCCGGCGCCAACTTTgtgctggcggtgcgccCCGGCGGCGAGAACAACTGGACGGAGGTCAGCGTCGGCCTGCGTGAGCCCCTGCCGGTGAATGCTGGGGAGAAGGTCCAGGGCACGTTGCACATCCACACCCCGGCGGACAAGGGTGGCAAGATCACGGTAGTGGAGGTGACAGCGAAGACGGCCGGACAGGTGGCGGCGATCGAGACCTCGGGCACCTATTACTACCAGTCCTACTAA
- a CDS encoding kinase-like protein, translating into MKGNRRALAKAITLAESSNPADSTHLSSLLREIHQVGTVRTVPRFALSGSPGSGKSSLLDTLGYYLCEKKNMRVGVLAVDPSSTITHGSILGDKTRMEKLSTHLNSYIRPSPSGGHLGGVTSRAWEVLEIFEAARFDAVFVETVGVGQSETQCKDLTDMMILLVPPASGDELQGIKKGVVEVADMVVVTKNDGRRKPLVQQTTSAYARAVMYTEKRQGFEKPVIAVSAEEGTNVPELWEAMMQMWNTRLESGQISHLRRAQSTRHFYNYFEMELLAKARRMASLAMQHMAHRVWEHEMTPREAGDIMVLRTLREHLAAEAAGQHDTEKRA; encoded by the coding sequence ATGAAGGGCAACCGCCGCGCCCTCGCCAAGGCCATCACCCTTGCCGAGAGCTCCAACCCTGCCGACTCCACTCACCTGAGCAGCCTGCTTCGCGAGATTCACCAGGTGGGGACGGTGCGCACCGTGCCGCGCTTCGCGCTTTCGGGCAGTCCCGGTTCCGGTAAGTCAAGCCTCCTGGACACACTCGGCTACTACCTGTGCGAGAAGAAGAACATGCGCGTTGGCGTTCTCGCTGTCGACCCGTCCTCCACCATCACGCACGGCAGCATCCTCGGTGACAAGACCCGCATGGAGAAGCTTAGCACGCACCTGAACTCCTACATCCGTCCATCGCCATCCGGCGGGCACCTCGGCGGCGTCACTTCGCGTGCGTgggaggtgctggagatCTTCGAGGCCGCGCGCTTCGACGCTGTCTTTGTGGAGACCGTCGGCGTTGGCCAGAGCGAGACACAATGCAAGGACCTCACGGATATGATGATCCTCCTCGTGCCGCCCGCCAGCGGGGATGAGCTGCAGGGCATCAAAAAAGGCGTCGTCGAGGTGGCGGACATGGTTGTGGTCACGAAAAACGATGGCAGGCGCAAGCCCCTGGTGCAGCAGACCACGTCCGCCTACGCCCGCGCCGTCATGTACACGGAGAAGAGGCAGGGCTTCGAGAAGCCGGTcatcgccgtctccgccgagGAAGGGACGAATGTGCCGGAGCTGTGGGAGGCGATGATGCAGATGTGGAACACGCGCCTCGAGAGCGGCCAGATCTCtcacctgcgccgcgcccAGTCGACGAGGCACTTCTACAACTACTTTGAGATGGAGCTGCTCGCGAAGGCGCGGCGGATGGCGAGCCTGGCGATGCAGCACATGGCCCACCGCGTCTGGGAGCACGAGATGACGCCGCGCGAGGCGGGCGACATCATGGTGCTGCGCACGTTGCGGGAGCACttggcagcggaggcggccggTCAGCATGACACCGAAAAAAGGGCgtga